TCGCTGAGTGCGATCAGAATCACGCCACGGCAGCTCTGAGTGCTGCCACAGTAGCTGCGAGGGTTCAGGCAGTTTGCATGACTATAATTGTCAATCAGTGTTTCatagagtcccccccccccccccccaatctggtGGGATGTcagatacaaaaaaacaatttaattgcCCCAATTATCCTGATGAACTCCTGTTGAGGCTACAAAACAATTTCAAAATAGTATTCAAAGTCAAAACGTTGTGATTTGATGCAtcagattttctttatttttttgcgaGCGTGACATTTTGATTCTTATTTTGGTAACAGAGTTACTGCTCAGGAATCGCAAATGTACAAGTAGCTTTTCTAAACTAATGTTATTAGAAATGAAGCTTGAAATGATTTCAGTCTCATTGGACGTAATAATCGTTGCAGCCGCAGCATCATGAATGGACACGAGGACGAAGGAGCAGAACAGGCGAGTTTATGTCCTCCAGTTTAGCCTCAGATCAGCCGTCCCTCATTTATTGGGGGTGTCACGTtcgaggacccccccccaccaccgcgaTTGGTACGGATTGAAATAAGAAATAAGTTATTTGATGATGTGGTATGAAGCTAGAAATGAGGAGACAATCCAGGAACTTAAAGAGAATGCGATCTGTGGCGGCCAACAGGTGAAGGTCTCTCAGCAGAACTTGGCCAGTGATGAGCAGGTGATGGTGAAGAGTCTCTCTAAAGGGGACTGGTTTGGGGAGCAGGCTCTGACTGGGtaaaacacgcacgcacacacacacacacacaacacttaGCTTCTCCACAGTTTGCCTCTCAGTGAGGATTAATCCCAAACAGcctatttaaaatgtatttaatcctGAACCGGACCTGcttgtagctgctgctgctgctgctgatgatgatgatgatgagtcaaCCATAAAAACAGCCTTCAGTGCGTTTCTcatgtctttgttttgcagAGAGGACGTCCGCACCGCCAGCGTCACGGCCGTGGGAGACGTCACATGTCTGGTCATTGACAGAGAGTCAGAAAAGATCTTTGTTCACCATAAATATACGGTGGTGAATCTTTGCGTTGCTTCTTTGCTCCGATTCTCCTTTTTACATATTTCCCAGATCTTTCAAACAGCTGATTGGAGGACTGGACGCCGCCGACAGTAAGCAGCACGACAGTGATGAAGTCAAGGCCAAGTGAGTCTCTGCTGTTCTTGGTTTGTGCTCGTGTAACAGCTGTTACAGACGGTCGGCCAGGCCTTGAGCCGCTCTCACACTCGTAAACGAAAAATGTTCCTTCATAATGTGTCCTCCATTGATTTGTGCAGACTGCAGGCGGAGGCAGATTTCTTTTCCAGCGTGACTCTCGCTGATTTCAACATCATCTCCACTCTGGGAATGGGAGGCTTCAGTCGAGTGGAGCTGGTGAGCGCCCATGGAGACGCTCTTTCACTTCTGATCACGTGCGTATGTGCGTGTTCTTCTCCATCTCTACCGGGTGTGGGTTTCAGGTGCAGCCAAAGAATGACGCCGGTCGGTCATACGCCCTGAAAGTGTTGAAGAAACGTCACATCATGGACAACAGCCAGCAGGGCCACATCCTGTCTGAACGCCGCATCATGATGGAGGCGCACAGTCCGTTCATCATTAGGTCAGACCCCGTTTTTATGTTGAGGGCAGGCTTTTTATGGGTGTAATTAAACTGAACACTGATTCACGCGTTTCAGTAATAATCTGATGACATAATGCAGCCTCGTAATGGCTCACTAAATACGATATATGGCTTTGAAATGGCCTAATGACCTCGTGGATCTACACAGTTGATGctctacaaaataagagcgcacacttcaaaataaacatcaCGCAACTGCACTGCATTTACATGCTCAATGGGAAAAGGTCTTTCAGACTCGAGGCCTTGGACTCGGCAGTGTGACGTTTGAGTTTCCACCCTAAGCATGATGATGCGATCATCTTTCTTCTTGAACTTTCTATTCAATCACTTCATAAAAGCCTCCACGATGTCACAAcagttatatatttaaaataaattatgtgttATGCAAAATGGAACCTTGCACTATCAGCCGACATTGGTCGCTTCGTGGTTGGTTGGTCGGGTTGTATGGAAATTTGCGCGCAACCCACATTGCATAACCCCCCCGTTTTCCTGCAGGTTGTATCGGACTTTCAGAGACTCCAAATATCTCTACATGCTGCTGGAGGCTTGTCTCGGAGGAGAGCTGTGGACGCTTCTGCGAGACAGGTGTGCAGTCGTCGTGTTTGTTGAAGTCGACCCTGAAAGGCTGTAACGTCCTGACCGTCGGGGCCGTTCTCTCATGTCAGGGGTTCGTTCGATGACGGCACCACTCGGTTCTACACGGGCTGCGTCATAGAGGCTCTGGCGTTCCTTCATGTGAGAGGAATCATCTACAGAGACCTGAAACCAGAGAACATCATACTGGACCAAACGGGATATGCCAAGCTGGTGCGGCGAGGATCTTTGTTACAGCCACGTGGGGTAGAGGGACGACTGTACTCCTCGTGTGTATTTCTTTGGCTCAGGTGGACTTTGGCTTTGCTAAGAAGGTGGGACTGGGTAAGAAGACGTGGACGTTCTGTGGTACTCCCGAGTACGTCGCGCCTGAAGTCATCCTGAACAAAGGCCACGACAGCTCGGCTGACTGCTGGTCACTGGGAATACTGGTCTTCGAGCTACTGACTGGCAGGTGCACCAGTTGTTTGTCAGATGTttgtgttcgggggggggggcatgcagatCGACTAAAGCCagtttttctttcccttctgtCTCCAGTCCTCCGTTTTCCGGCTCTGATCCCATGAAGACCTACAACATCATCCTCAGAGGCATCGACATGATCGAGTTCCCCAAGAAGATCACCAAGAGCGCTGCCAACCTGATCAAGCGGCTCTGCAGGTTGTAAAATCCACCTCCGGACTCGGTAAAGACCGATTTCTGCCTGGAAGCATCGCCGCCATGTTTTTCTGTGTCTCAGGGACAATCCTTCAGAGAGGCTGGGGAACCAGAAAAACGGAGTGAAGGACATCCAGAAACACAAGTGAGAGACGGGAATCATTATGTGCTGGAGATGAGGCTGTAGTCATGGCAACGTGTGCTCGTCCTTCAGGTGGTTTGAGGGCTTCAACTGGGACGGCCTTCGCCAGGGAACCGTCGACTCGCCGTACACGCCCACAGTGCGTATCCGTCAGCTCCGTGTCGGCGCCGGTAACGGTGCAGACGACAGCGTTCACgtcctctgctctctccccTCAGGTGGACGGGCCTTTAGACAACAGCAACTTCGACTATTTCCCCGAGGACACGGACGACTCTCCTCCCGATGAGGAGTCTGGCTGGGACGTCGAGTTTTAGCCGGACGTTATTATCGCATTAAAGCTGAGCGAGCAAATTTAACCGTGGAGGAACAAGAAAGGAGCGAATCCGTGAAAGtaaaagagcaaataaaatgtgtgtggggAAAAACCCAAGATGTTAACTGCTCTCTTTCTGTCACAGACTTTATTTTGGACACGGtttgcattttatatttgttctttttcaatATGCTTTTGACTTTATATGAACTGAATCGTCTCTttacttttttccccctttttttctgGAGCGAATCAAAGAATTAATGCCAGATTAAAAATATCCAATATAAATGGAAATCCTAATTATTCTTTCCACCTGGTTTTGTGCTGGAGGGGAAGCAATAAAAGCCAACGCGTCATTGGGTGGAAGATGTTTATCATTTGCTTGACCTCCAGGCTAATGAAGTCAGCAGAGGCTGACTGGATCCTTCACTAACGACTTTCTCACAGTTTACTGGTGGAGATAAGACGGAGTTTTCCACATTTCCTATGAGAAAACTAAATTAGCTAACAGGTGCGCATGAAACAATTTGACACAGAATTCATCAAATCTACTTTAAAGCTTTCTTTTCATGTAATCAACTTGTTTAAGAGAGAGTGAAATCTTAATtctattaaaaattaaataaacatgtatttttctttactgCTAATATTCCAGTGGCTGTCCAAGTCGTGAATATTTATTCAGAACATTTTCAGTTCCAtttgtttcataaatatttGCGAGTTTCTCATGTATCTTTGATTATAGATTGTTGCTGCTACTTAATTTACCTTCAGAAGAACTAAACTGTGGCGTTTTTTAAGTGCTTTAAatattgtgggttttttttgttctttccgCTGCAGTATTTCCTTTTGCCGGAGGACATTGAACTGCTCGTGTTGCATTCACAGTCACTCATCAGccggttgggttttttttcacaACTGAACGACTTCACAGGAAAAAGACGTGACTGGAATCACAAACATCCATCTTCCTCCGCTGCTACATTCACAAAGTTCATTTGCGTTCTGATGCTATTTATTGTGAAGCATTTTATTAAGCAGTAAAATTTGTCTTTATTGTTCTCTAATTGTCTTTTTGCACTGGTTTGTGCTTCAAAAGTCTAAATTTATCTCTTCCTGCTCGGAAAATTCCATCCAATTATCTCCCTTGTTAATGAATAAACCATTAAAGCCCGCTCCGCCCCCCAACGGCAAGggagcgctctgattggtccgtgcAGAGAGGCCCTGGTAGAAATACCAGGTGAGAGAACAGAGAAGAAGCACGGACACCTGAACCAGGCcgacctcctcctccgcctgctcCTCCGCCTGCTCCACACCGACGCACGGACATGTTTGCCGGCtccgctctgctcctgctcctcggcCTCAGCGCCGCCGCCTGCTTCGAGCTGCTGCCCGAGGAAGCTGCCCCCCGCCGGGCGAGATTCTCCTCCAACAGCCCCAGTGAGTCCTGAATAAGCCAGCCGTACTGAGATGAATGGGAGTGAGCGGATGTGTTGATCGCTTGTCCTTGTCTTTAATCCGTTCCCAGCTGATGTGGCCAGATGTCTGAACGGCGCCATTGCCGTCGGCTGCGGATTCTTCTCCTGTCTGGAAAACTCGACCTGCGACACCGATGGGATGCACGAAATCTGcgagctgttcctccacacggCCGCCGCCTTCAACACAGaggtctgcgtgtgtgtctctctgggcATATCCGTCCGTCTTGCGTGTCCGTCCGTCTGACCGGCGTCTTTCTCTGCAGGGCAAAACCTTCGTGAAGAGAAGTCTCCAGTGCATCTCTCAGGGAATCTCGTCCAAGGTCTTCCAGACAATCCGCCGCTGTAACATCTTCCAGCGGATGATCGCCGAGGTGGGCGACTTCGCCTCTGGTGACAGAAGACGCCGCTCTCCTTTCATTGGTCactgagtttgtttgtttttttgtcttcttgaaGGTCCAGGAAGAGTGTTATACCAGTCTGGACATCTGCACCGTGGCTCAAACCAACCCCGACGTCATCGGAGAGGTGGTGCAAGTCCCGACTCATTTCCCCAACAGGTGAGCATCACACGCAGCAGGTTGGTTTTTTTATGCACTTTCTTATTCCTTATTTAACCTTGCGGTGGATTTTTGCCAGCCTGTGGCTAAAGAATTATCTTCTCTTCTAGATGATGAcagtgttttgctttttatgATTCATGTTTAAGCCCCTTTGAGCTTCATTTGGCAGAAATAACTGTCCAGACATTTTTTCCACCCACCTGCTCTTTGTCATTTTCCCCGTTTTCTACTCGTGTTTGAACTTATACAAGGAGAAAAGCACCcagacctcctccgagcagctcGGTCCCCCCATGTATTGTTATTTACACCTGACCTTGCTGATTAAGATTTAAGAAAAGCTAAGGTTACGCCTAAACAAGAACAAATGATGCGTTTTAGACATCCTGCGTGTTTAATGTCGACCTTTAACCCCTGCAGATACTACAGCACTCTGCTCCAGACCCTGCAGGCCTGCGACGAGCAGACGGTGGCGGCGGTGAGGGCGAGCCTGGTGGCCAGGCTGGGACCCGACATGGAGACCTtcctccagctggtccagagcAAACCCtgcggcggcgacggcggcgcCGGTAGTTCCAACGCTTACGACAACCCCGCCAGCTGGAGGAACATGCCCGTGTTCAACATCCAGCCCGGCTTTAGGGGCCGAGACCCCACTCACCTGTTCGCCAGGAAGAGATCTGTGGACGGCGTGGAGGGAGGGTTCAACGCCGAGAACTAGAAAGCGTGCAGTCCTGAATATTAGGTTTAGTGTCGTGTGTTTCTGTCATATATATATCATTCTATTTGCTCAGTGCAACTGTGGGAGCTTCACTTGgctgatatttattttcctaatTTATGAGGCCGTTATTGTGACTGCGAGCAGTCGGAGGATGCTCTCACGCTGGACGTGGAGCTCCGGATGACTGAGAGGCCGTTTGTTAACATGTAAAAGAGGCATTGCTGTGGTTGATGGTGGCTTTTAGCAATAAATGATGATGCGTGATTGATTGTGACTCCTGTTGTTTCATATGAAAGTAACACACTAAATAAATCTGTATTAAAGGGGAAATATGGTATTACCTGTAATACAGGTATATTGTACCAagtaatacagtaataatgATCCTGCTAGATCTGCTCCTCGACTAATATCAAGTACTGCAGTTGTAGTTCGCAGAACGGCCACCAGGTGGTGATACAACGTAgattttacattaaaaacatgCTTTCATCTATTAATTGTTGTCGTTTCATTCGGTTCTTGTGAAGCTGAAAACAGATGTGAAACTAAACTTGTCCGTTTTCATTCATCTCTccggcagttccatcctcagcacccttctaccgatatagtccccgtctctcctctggacgtgtccaacccatcaaagtctgctctctctgaccttgtctccaaaacgtctaaccttctctgtccctcttattgcctcatttctaatcctgtccaacctggtcactaccaaggagaacctcagcatcttcatctcctccacttctagctccgcctcctgtctttttctcagagacactgtctctcagccgtccatcatggctgtcctcaccgctgtcttgtagacctttcccttcatcctctcctgtCACAGAGCCCACCTGAtacctccacccgttccagcctgcctgcacacggttcttcacttcctttccacattctctccatcactccgcactgttgacccgaggaacctgaagtcctcgaccatCAAAAACAGGTTCGGAggtgatccctggtgcatcccacctctccaCTAAACTTttctgttactcctactgcacacttcactgctgtcgtacaaccGCAAATTGCATCGCTTAAGGTTCTGTGTTTATGCAATTGGGGGGAAAATGGCCTGATCAACTCCAAAattctactgtttgaattttTGGAAGAATTTTGAGATTactgcattaaaacaaaaacaaaacaaaagtgtaGCAATCAGTGCTGTtaagtaaaaaatacaaatggttGCTGCTACAATCACTCAAACAAATGACCCGGGGCAGCTCACCACCTCCTGACTGACTCCCGAGCAGGAAATGATATCATTACTCATTAGTGTTGGTCCAGGCTTGCTGGCTGGAGGTGTAAAGTGACACTCAGCCATCTGTCACACAATGCAAAGCCTGACCCACCTCACTGTTCCGGGCCATTAACTTCCATCAGGCCAGGAAAGACAGATGAGTTATCCTACCTCCCCCCCCATATCAGCAGGAGATCTCTGCTGATCCAGCAGCTGTTAACAGCCTCATCTCCAGGAATTAGTCCTGTAGAACGGCAGCTCTGCGCAAACAGAGACTGTTTGTTCGGTTTTGTAAGAACGCAAAACAAGGACACGCATTTCTGGAGCACAAACTGAAGTTAAAAAGCTGAAGCAGCGAGCAACATCGAACGGACACATGAAAAATGCTAAAGAGTCGACAAGCCACTGGTCCAGATCGTTGTAGACCAATGATTTAGCAGTGGTAGCTTgtaaatgttagcatgctggtGTGCCAAGTCATTGTCGTTAACCTTTTCTCCTGACagccaggtcagaggtcaaaggtcggctTCTAATGCTGAATGCTAAGGACGCACTAAGTATACTCACTTGTTCACATGCGATTAATGTGCAACGGAGGAAAGGAGGACTAAACTGGCCGAAGAAGACAAAGCAGGACTGAGATTCTGCAGGAGCGTCTGATGAAGAAAACGGTCTTGAGAGCTCTCAGAAGGGGCCCTGGAGCAGAGGGGAACTGATTCAGATGTGCATGCGCCTGTAACTAAATACACGGAAACACGTCACGTATGAATCTGTAAAGTCAGCCAGAGGCTACGGGAGGAATAAGATGTCACATCATGATGAATGGAGCCTCCCGTTGCAACAAAACACAACGTTTCCGCTCTGTGGAACGGAAACGAGGCCTCAGCCTCCGCGGAGGAAACCGGAGGAATccaggtttgttttcatggttaaggaatctagaTTCTATCTAGATCTAGATCTAGATAAATATTTTGAGTAAATCACAATATgtgggactgaggtgcttggcggaggtctgcgctctcccgAGCGCTCTTCTCCATTTATTCACATCAAAAATGCAGTAAAAATTCAGAAGGATTTTAATACTATTAATCAGTTATTTTGCACATTCATCTGGAATACTTAAATCAGCTCAGCATATAAGTGCAATGCTGAACTGTAACACTGGCAGACGTCCTCTTTGGCATCGCTACAGACGACCAAACACGACTAAGAAACACTGACATAGTAgcggaaaaataaataaatgatgacaaTGAAACCTAGAAATGAGAACTTAATTATGTATATTAATTAGGAAGATGCTGATGagataaaaaaatacaagtaaaaTGATGATTTTTACAGTTATACACTTTTCTTTTGAAAGATTCTTTTTGTGCTAATTTTCCCCTAATATTTCCTGCTTTCATATCACAAACTATTATTTACAATATTTACACTCACATTATTAACATTAACAAAAGCATAAAGGGCCGATCAGGAAGCAAACCCAGCTCCGACGCTCTTCTACCATTGGCTGAACGCAGTCTTTACACCCTTCGTGATTGCGAGCTGCTTCCTGGGGCCGTCCTGGGGAGTCCAGCTGGTCTTCGCATCAGGCTGCAGCTGACGGACGAGAGAGCAAAGCAGCCCGTCCAATGAGCCCGTGAAGGCGATTCAGGAAGGGAACGGGTCCCAGGACGCCTATGTAGAGTCGCAGGAATGAGTGGAGCTGATGTGAGAATACTGGACGAGAGGAACGGACAGGTCCAGGTactcctgggggggggacacacaacCAGAACCAGTCAAGTAAATCCAAAACAAAATAGCACTGCATAGCAAGTATCTGTCAGCTGACAAGCAACGATTGAACTGTTAAATGTCAAAGATCGGGATGTTGCTCGACTCAAAATGCATCGAATGACGATCAGGTGTCGCACTAAGCCAGAAGAATGCTTGATTGATTGACGACACGTTACCTGGTTCGCCATACGAGAAAGAGTGCGGTCTAAATCTTCCACCAGCTGCTGGAAAGTTGGCCGGTGAGACGGGACGGCGTGCCAGCAGTCCCTCATCGTCAGGTACCTGAAGAACCAGAAACAGTTCAGACGCAGTGCAAGCCCTCAGACCGGCGAACGCTCCTCCAGTCACGCACGAGCAGGAAGTCGATTTCAAGCTTGGCTTTTTTCGGCCGCTGTATTGTTTTACGGTTTAACGCGTTGGCGTGTGGACGAACTCACAGTTCTTGCGTGCAGGTGAATGGTTTTTCCATGCGGTGTCCCTCCTTTAGCAGCTTGAAGAGCTCCTCCACAGGGACTCCGGGGTAAGGCGAACCCCCCAGGGTGAAGATTTCCCACAGCAGGACACCGAAGGACCACCTGCAGGCGCAGCAGGCAAAAAAAACGTACATGTAGAAcgtgttgtgggggggggcacgccgTTCTAACAAACATGCTATAAACTCACACATCACTTTGGTGTGCGTAGACACGGTCGAACAACGCCTCCGGCGCCATCCACTTGACTGGCAGACGACCCTGCAGGAACACATCAGCGGGTCAGAACACACGAAACATCACATCGTTAATATTCCGTTCTAATCCCACCCGTCTCACGTTTGTGGTCTTCTTGTAGTAGTCGATGTGGTGGATATCCCGGGCCAGGCCGAAGTCGGCGATCTTCATCACGTCGTCTTCTGTGACCAGGACGTTCCGGGCCGCCAGGTCTCTGTGAATGCACTGCGAGAGGACGGAGACGGTTCACAAGACGAATCATCATCCGTCttctccagaacaaacaccCCCGCTAATTAGAACTAGTAAAAGCTCCTCCAGCCGCGGCGTCCCACCGACCTTCTTCGAGGCCAGGTACGCCATCCCTCTGGCCACTTGATAAGCAGCCGACACCAGCGCCGTCATCTCCACGCTGCCCAGGGAGACCTGCCTGGAGCCGCTCCAGTACTCCAGCCCCGCCGGGCGGCGGGCGCGGAGATACTCCCTCAGGTTACCCTGCGAGGCATACTCCACCAGCACATAGAGAggacctggacacacacacacacacacacacacacacacacgcacgcacgcacgagaggaagaggaggcgtcaACACACGGCACCGGAGGACTAGCGTGACGCGTGGCAAACACACTCGCCTTCCTGCGTGCAGGCTCCCAGCAGGTTGATGATGTTCTTGTGTTTACCGATCGTCTTCATCATTTCCATTTCAGAGATCAGGTCAGACAGATCCTTCTCCGTGGCGTCCGCTGCAAACACAGAGTCATGAAACGGAATTAAAAGCTCTGAACGCAGTAACTCGTTTTAGGAAGTACTTCTCACCTTTGAGCATCTTCACGGCCACCTTTGTGAGGCGAGTCGGTTTATTCTTGTCGAGCCCGACGGCCTCAGCCAGAACCACCTGCCCGAAACAGCCTTCGCCCAGCGGCTTCCCCAGAGTCAGCCTGATGTAGAAAAAAGCGAGGTAGATCCACTCTAGACACCCGAGCATCACGTTCCCTGGCAAAAACACTGCGGGATCATCTGCAT
The nucleotide sequence above comes from Brachionichthys hirsutus isolate HB-005 chromosome 19, CSIRO-AGI_Bhir_v1, whole genome shotgun sequence. Encoded proteins:
- the stc1l gene encoding stanniocalcin 1, like, coding for MFAGSALLLLLGLSAAACFELLPEEAAPRRARFSSNSPTDVARCLNGAIAVGCGFFSCLENSTCDTDGMHEICELFLHTAAAFNTEGKTFVKRSLQCISQGISSKVFQTIRRCNIFQRMIAEVQEECYTSLDICTVAQTNPDVIGEVVQVPTHFPNRYYSTLLQTLQACDEQTVAAVRASLVARLGPDMETFLQLVQSKPCGGDGGAGSSNAYDNPASWRNMPVFNIQPGFRGRDPTHLFARKRSVDGVEGGFNAEN
- the LOC137908235 gene encoding cGMP-dependent protein kinase 1-like, which encodes MAGMSKGRGTLRDLQLALQLKIEELRQRDSLIDELELELDTKDDLIRQLQIELDRDRSSASQQTVAPGEATSTGAAAETPAAPDQRIKRQAISAEPTALDPSQLTDVTLTSYCKSKESSELIMRALMDNDFMKHLEHGQILTIMDCMHPTSLARGCCVIQEGDEGSTVYVLEEGMVEVTKEGKKLCAIGPGKVFGELAILYNCTRTASVKALTDIKLWAIDRQGFQTIMMRTGLIKYSQYTDFLRSVPSFQSLPEDVLSKLADALEETRYSDSDYIIRQGATGDTFFIISEGEVKVSQQNLASDEQVMVKSLSKGDWFGEQALTGEDVRTASVTAVGDVTCLVIDRESFKQLIGGLDAADSKQHDSDEVKAKLQAEADFFSSVTLADFNIISTLGMGGFSRVELVQPKNDAGRSYALKVLKKRHIMDNSQQGHILSERRIMMEAHSPFIIRLYRTFRDSKYLYMLLEACLGGELWTLLRDRGSFDDGTTRFYTGCVIEALAFLHVRGIIYRDLKPENIILDQTGYAKLVDFGFAKKVGLGKKTWTFCGTPEYVAPEVILNKGHDSSADCWSLGILVFELLTGSPPFSGSDPMKTYNIILRGIDMIEFPKKITKSAANLIKRLCRDNPSERLGNQKNGVKDIQKHKWFEGFNWDGLRQGTVDSPYTPTVDGPLDNSNFDYFPEDTDDSPPDEESGWDVEF